DNA from Kryptolebias marmoratus isolate JLee-2015 linkage group LG15, ASM164957v2, whole genome shotgun sequence:
cacactcagaaaaaaaactatttagttCAGGGGAagaatagaaaaataaactgtagaaaGTGAACTGATTCCAGTTAAAAAATGGGTTTCTTATCAGGCTGTCTATtcatgaaagtaaaacaaactccACGTTGTTTGGTGGTGTTGGAAATAATTTTGATGTTACTCTTAAATTAATTTAGTTGAAAACTGAAAGAGCTCATGAAGCAACATCTGTAGGTGTGTTACAGATTCTAAACTTTACTCCTCCTTATTCAGTGAAgtttagccattttttattaaatatgtaaTTGAAATCAACTAATTCATTCATTATTGTTAAAGTATAACTGATATTAGACCGTgcataaaaaaaggacaattttgACTAATTATAAAAGAAACTATAACGCCTTTCTGCCAACAGAGGGCAGAATTTTGTCTTAGAAAACCTGAGAATTTGCCAAAAAAGCAACTCCATCGGGCTGGTAATTCTGAGGCACTCTGGGATTTTCTGCTGATTACTCTAAATCCTTTGggttcttttttctctctttttaagaaagaaaaacataagaATTCCCATAAGATGGTGGCAAACTGCAACAACCGCACCTGCGATCCCACCTGTGTTTGGAGGCTCAGACACGCCCGCTGAACGCATAATTTAACACTGAAAACTGTAAGCAACAGGCAGGAAAAACACCCAGGAGGGGTGCCATTTACCTGAcgtcctccccctcctccagtATCGACAAACAGATCGTGCATTTTTCTTCCGTGTCTTCGTCTGCCCCCTCGTCTTCGTCTTGCTTACCATGCagctttctctgtttttttttcagaaacatttcaaaacatgacttttGATACGCAGCACGGGTCAAAGTAGTTTCAGCAGAATCACTACAGATGCTCAATAATTCTATAATTTCACTCAAACTGCTCAGCTATGCCATTACAGTAACATTACAAATATATGTGACAGACGTAAAAATACATGACGTTACCCCAAAATAAGAAACTACGTtgagagaaacagtttaatgagACAAACTTAAAATTTGGGAACAGAGAGAATGGTCATTTtgtcctgaaacaaacacacaaaacaaacaaacaaaaacaaaacaaaaaaaagatttctatctgctattttaaaaataaacaaatcaaagtcatttaaatcaaatacaAGCCGAATTTCCCAGCCCccagaaataaaactaacatcTAAAATACATGTGAGCAGAGACATGTTTCCAAattgaattgtttgttttttttctcaccgaTTCAGAGGTTGCGTGCATATTTTTCCCAATAGATGCCCAAGCTTCAGGGGTTAACTGTTGGTCAATGTCTCTCTCCAACACCTTCTGTATTGGGTGGCAGGGTGTGAGATTGCTTGCTTAGATACATTTGAAAACCTCTAAGGAAACCTTTCCCCCAACAATATCTTCACAGCTGCAATCTCTGGTAAAAGACACTACAGGATTTTCTAAATGTCAacatcagatgttttaaatgagcaCAAAAGACCAATAAGCACTCTGTCCCAGAATATGCTGTAACAGACATGCACAACTACATCCAACACCTTTAAAATCTATGATTCAGGAGTGCAACATCCACACTCTGCTTACCTTTTTGTACTTGTGTGGGTAGGTGCACCTCTCTATGGTTCCCTGAGAGGCTCCTCTGTTCACAGTCCCCAGTCTTTCTTCTAAATGCAGCAGGTCCTGAGGAAAgacccacagaaacacattttcaggCTGTGAAACATACAAACTATAGCTAGAAGCTCCTCCTGTAGGtctgatgctttttttaataaaatcaaaacaaacgtCAGCAGGAGTTTCGTCACATAGTTCCGAAAAATTGTTATTCCTATGAAAACAGGAATAAGAaaatagttttaactttttcttgTAAACGTGCCACATGCTGTGAAGGAATGACATGAAACGGTTACGACATCAATTTATGTTGCATGACATATATAACTACATATTTATTAGAGccgttttgctcattttgacaAGATGGCATCCTGCCCTGTACCTTAACCACAACCCAAACCATTTGTCTGAAAACGACACAGAAGAGAACCTAAAATACATAGAAATTGCAAACAAcagatgcaaaaacattatgaaatCATGTTGGATTCTAATATACTTCAAAATCAtggtgtgttttgttgttgtgccATAATGATGTCATTTGATCCCACGCCTGATCTTGATCTGAAAGTGTCCTTATTTTTAACCATGACCATAATCGTGGTTACTTGATCATTTGAAAATGCAAGACATTGATGCATCAGATCATTAGcgtaaagaaataaatcaagttATGAAGCAAGCAAAGGTCAACACCTTCATGTTCTCATGTGCAGTATCTGTTGTTAATGCTAACTGAATCAATATGCTGTTGACCTCAACTACAACACGCAAATGAAATTACTATGCTCTCATTTGGAAGCTGCTtctatataaaacaataaatatgtttgtttattccAGCAATCTGAAGTTTTCCACCTCAAGGACACTCTGATATAAAGAGAGCAAACAACAAttcaaatccaaataaaaagtCATGCTGTAATTATACAAGACATTTCAAGGCAGTGGTAAAACAAACGAAAGCAGTGCTCACCTCGTAGGTTCTTCCAAAGCCAGTCATACGAGATGAGATGTACCTAATGTGCGGGTAGGTCACTTCAGAAATGCCAGTGTGCTacgagggggggaaaaaagcaatgTAGCACAAAACATTACTGTTAAACCCTGGGTGAAATGTGCATATCTTCGACACTTTAGTcgatttcaaaacatttgttgaCGATTTCTGGTCATGATGCGGTGGTGGcgtttttaaaactgaatctaatctttaacaaaatattttgatattaaaacaaactgttcatgGCAACAATGTAACAGTGAAGGTCACAGATGTATACATATTAAAGCTAATGAATACCATCACAAAGATGCAAACTAAACATGCATTAGATGTGCGAGTCAAGGATATGGGATTTGTTGAGTGTGCACTTGAAATGCTTGATGAGCCTCTGGTAATTGCTGCTGAATTATTCATGTGGTTCACAAAAGCATCCTTGAGATAACTTGTGTTATAAATAAGGGGTCGGCACAACTAATCTCAGACAGACTTTGCATCACGTATGTGTACGTGTGTGCGTGCTGAGAGTTTCTCTAACCATGATGGAGATGGGGAAGTGGTGCAGTCTTGGGGGGGCATGATAGTGGGGCAGGTGGGGGTGCAGATGCCCTGAAGTGTACGGTGTCACAGGAACACCAGCCTCAATGCCAAGCTCCCTGTTGACAAACGGCAACAAGTCAAAAATTACATCAAAActtgttagttttttattaaacccatggataaaattaaaacaaataaaactgcagttgctttaaacatttatattcttaaattaaacaagaaaactaGCAAGGATTACAGAGAAAATAAGATTCCTGCTGATACGGACCATGTTGTTCTCTGCTCGGGCTGCCGAGGATGGGAAGACATAGTCTGTGGCACGTGGATGTGGTGTCCGTGGCCGTAGTTGGGGTGCATCCTGTGAGGGTGTGGGGGCGGACGCTCATGTGCTCGCCTGCAAAAGAAGAACCAAACACATGTTCCACATACgaagttctgcttttatttgataaaCGCCATAACGCTGCTACTCACGTGGGGTGCTGCATCATCCTCCGCCTCTGGACCTCCATCCTCTGCAGCATCTCGTGTTGATGGAGCCGCTGCACTGAAGGGCCCAGAGGCGGCAGGTGGTGTGGCAGGGTCTGGTGGTCCGTGGGAAGGTGCTGGGCGAGTGGGGCACTTGAAGTGGAGAGGTGGTGGGTAGacaggggagggggaggggcgGGGGGCACGGCGTGACCTGGCGGGTGGGACGACAGTGGTGTGTGGAAGGTGTGGGGAATGAGAAACTCGCCTTGTGGAGGAGGCTGAGCTGTAAGTTGGGGGTTTCCATGGGAATGAGGGCAGGCAGAGGAGGGCTGATGATGCAGCGATCGTGTTAGAGAGCCATCTGAAATTAAAATGGAACGagtaaatatttttctaattagaaaaaaaaaaagcttgcaaAGTTTGACATTGTTGTTCTTGttaaaaaacacctaaaatatTCATGCATATATCCATATCAGTATTTTCCAGTCTGCTCCAGCTACAAGGTTCTTCCACTGCAGGAAggctttttgaaatatttaccaattttaaagaaaactgttgttGGGCGCTTGAGGcgttgattaaaaataaactgcagggTTTATGATTGGTCTAATCAACAAATATCTCAGGCTGTGAGACATGTTGATGGGCTTTAAATAAGgttttttctaatatttcttttttggcaAAAATGCAAAGTGGCAGAGAAATTAGACCATTAAAAGACATCcttataatatttttatactATATGTAGAAACATCTTCACTCATCAGATGAAATGTTTAATgctgttcttgttctttttttttttaaatatttttgtcacagACAAAGTTAGGTTCactatttatttgttgttttgggtgCAGTCTTTACTGCTACCTTTTATAGCTGCAGTAAAATGAGGAGGAGCGACAAAAAGGGAGCAGAGGCACCGGCAGCCACAAACTCTTCCTACACCAGGGAGACTCGGTctccattttaaattattctgaGCACCAATTAACTTCTTCTGCCTGGAACAGCTCCCACCACCCTTGGGACATTAACCACCAGTCTGTTAATTACTATTAGCATTAGGTTTTAGGAATGTGTGTTTTCCAGTTTTCACTAAAGCTacatcacaaataaataaatcataattcAAAGCGAGACTCCTGAAATTCTAGGAGGTATTAAAGCAGTGACAAATGTCTGGTTTTTACAGCGGAGATGCAGTTTACTCACAAGATGGATGCATGTAATGTCTGCAGGGCTGAGGTTGTGTTTGTGGCTGAGCCACCATGGAGGAGCCAAATGAGTCCACCACAGTCGGCTGGCTGGGCCCAGGGGTGGCATGTGAAACATAAGCAGGAGGCCGTGAGGTGGAGCCTGGGCAGCAGGGGTCAAAGGCTGAAGTGCTGCCATGGAAACTAGCCCCGCTGGTTCCACTGCTTCGAACACTGCTGTTGCTCAGATCCACTGGCAGAGTTTGCTGTAGGAGGAGGCAGAAATGTTcaatgaaaaaaagcaaaaggcagTCTTCTGATGTTCACTACAatctgtgcttgtgttttttaagtcgTAATAAATAATCCAATCCACCTttactgtgtaaaataaaaaatacacgaCAGTAACCTTTGCACATTCTGTGTCTTTCAGTCTCTAAGAAATGCCAATTCAAAATATGAGTAATTTGATGTGTAAATTGAAACTGTCATCCTAGCAATGTCTACTTCACAGCTGATAAAACTGACACAAACTATTAAATCAGACAGCTTAACTGATACTAGATTTATGTGAAAACACTGTGGGATTATACAACCACGCACACAACAGAACTGGATCCAGCGTAACTATACCTGGTCATGGTAGAGGGCTGCATTGCCGCCGCTACCGCCATTGCTGCTGCCGCTGACTCCAGCGCAGGGAGCGGGCAGAGCGCTGGGCCGTTCCACAGGGCAGCTCGGCTCCTGAAAAGGTAGAGTGCCCGGGGGCTGCGGTGCAGGGTGATGGATATGGTGGACAAAGTGGTGAGTGTTGCTGTGGCTGTGCTGAGAGGCGCCGCTCTGCTGCGAGGACGACGCCTGCAAGCAGCTTGAATGGGAGTGGCCCAGGGACAGGTGAGCAGGGGAGGGGCCTCCGCAGGGGGAGTGCTGCTGACAGCAAGATGGGAGTCTGGGCATGGTTGTGCCTGAGTTTTCTCCTCCTGTACCTGACAAACCTGGTCTGTTGTCTTCTGAAGAGAGCAAAATACACCATTATTTCAAAATACAATCAAACAGCCAGTTAGTACCTTAGAGGCACAACATGCTGattatttcagtgtttgagagcgataaatatttaacatacCCTGAAAGAAATAAACT
Protein-coding regions in this window:
- the rnf111 gene encoding E3 ubiquitin-protein ligase Arkadia isoform X1, translating into MKSEVPSEATSRREHLKEPLVNPESMEGAKNFPSSMEVIGKAGSDFETLCESRHRPLRDTGTHRDSERSLPGRRKRKGQQAGPSDCSLKEGHISENSLAPQRARIDLLEHPSEDERNNESSFSDCASSPSSSLRFGDSDTLSSDDEGEAGATGGQQKTPALPTGGAAGVGLRSNLSRTRGSRSHKWVRSEAEPVLLKRPCLNSRRPLHRKRFVKTAPGGGQRTQKQKERLLLQRKKREVIARRKYALLHSSSSSSDELSSDSSSPSSTEVDDELYVDVSSTSSQPNSATVATGALDEDVVVIEASPAPAPAVPASEEINVTSTDSEVEIVTVGDGFRSRSVGGLGRIWASSCSQNRLQEPRGRHRLSTVIQPLRQNAGEVVDLTVDEDDLSVVPTTSSSIHSQTVRSSSSSSSHHASTSELNDAPGPSTSCAGSIPESMHAQRPSGSVRTTAEEDNRPGLSGTGGENSGTTMPRLPSCCQQHSPCGGPSPAHLSLGHSHSSCLQASSSQQSGASQHSHSNTHHFVHHIHHPAPQPPGTLPFQEPSCPVERPSALPAPCAGVSGSSNGGSGGNAALYHDQQTLPVDLSNSSVRSSGTSGASFHGSTSAFDPCCPGSTSRPPAYVSHATPGPSQPTVVDSFGSSMVAQPQTQPQPCRHYMHPSYGSLTRSLHHQPSSACPHSHGNPQLTAQPPPQGEFLIPHTFHTPLSSHPPGHAVPPAPPPPLSTHHLSTSSAPLAQHLPTDHQTLPHHLPPLGPSVQRLHQHEMLQRMEVQRRRMMQHPTRAHERPPPHPHRMHPNYGHGHHIHVPQTMSSHPRQPEQRTTWELGIEAGVPVTPYTSGHLHPHLPHYHAPPRLHHFPISIMHTGISEVTYPHIRYISSRMTGFGRTYEDLLHLEERLGTVNRGASQGTIERCTYPHKYKKKVLERDIDQQLTPEAWASIGKNMHATSESRKLHGKQDEDEGADEDTEEKCTICLSILEEGEDVRRLPCMHLFHQLCVDQWLLTNKKCPICRVDIEAQLSAES
- the rnf111 gene encoding E3 ubiquitin-protein ligase Arkadia isoform X2, coding for MKSEVPSEATSRREHLKEPLVNPESMEGAKNFPSSMEVIGKAGSDFETLCESRHRPLRDTGTHRDSERSLPGRRKRKGQQAGPSDCSLKEGHISENSLAPQRARIDLLEHPSEDERNNESSFSDCASSPSSSLRFGDSDTLSSDDEGEAGATGGQQKTPALPTGGAAGVGLRSNLSRTRGSRSHKWVRSEAEPVLLKRPCLNSRRPLHRKRFVKTAPGGGQRTQKQKERLLLQRKKREVIARRKYALLHSSSSSSDELSSDSSSPSSTEVDDELYVDVSSTSSQPNSATVATGALDEDVVVIEASPAPAPAVPASEEINVTSTDSEVEIVTVGDGFRSRSVGGLGRIWASSCSQNRLQEPRGRHRLSTVIQPLRQNAGEVVDLTVDEDDLSVVPTTSSSIHSQTVRSSSSSSSHHASTSELNDAPGPSTSCAGSIPESMHAQRPSGSVRTTAEEDNRPGLSGTGGENSGTTMPRLPSCCQQHSPCGGPSPAHLSLGHSHSSCLQASSSQQSGASQHSHSNTHHFVHHIHHPAPQPPGTLPFQEPSCPVERPSALPAPCAGVSGSSNGGSGGNAALYHDQQTLPVDLSNSSVRSSGTSGASFHGSTSAFDPCCPGSTSRPPAYVSHATPGPSQPTVVDSFGSSMVAQPQTQPQPCRHYMHPSYGSLTRSLHHQPSSACPHSHGNPQLTAQPPPQGEFLIPHTFHTPLSSHPPGHAVPPAPPPPLSTHHLSTSSAPLAQHLPTDHQTLPHHLPPLGPSVQRLHQHEMLQRMEVQRRRMMQHPTRAHERPPPHPHRMHPNYGHGHHIHVPQTMSSHPRQPEQRTTWELGIEAGVPVTPYTSGHLHPHLPHYHAPPRLHHFPISIMHTGISEVTYPHIRYISSRMTGFGRTYEDLLHLEERLGTVNRGASQGTIERCTYPHKYKKRKLHGKQDEDEGADEDTEEKCTICLSILEEGEDVRRLPCMHLFHQLCVDQWLLTNKKCPICRVDIEAQLSAES